The following proteins come from a genomic window of Sorex araneus isolate mSorAra2 chromosome 1, mSorAra2.pri, whole genome shotgun sequence:
- the ZNF786 gene encoding zinc finger protein 786 — translation MAGKCQLPLTFEDVAIYFSEQEWQCLQAWQKELYKHVMESNYETLVSLGGGLPTPELILCLQRGRVPCGPPGRNAGCTAEVPLGAVHEGPLLQGSPQAASCGDTPRPVREEPPGSHWAWESLSEGDDAFPAHRSLPSPQSCDTRTPPQPAPGLRALTQIERPPSFQEPPSWEGAPRAGEGPNCPRGSRSQDQPRRAQRHLSKAADAALPPGCGSPREQGSVQCPACGRAALLAARGWQRAKGPAGKSRWQCPACKACFLGRRPRGDRGLLPRNGARPPPGGAGTERPGPGTERAGSPAAPAVQKPEHLPRGHAAKKRGPGSPRRFPCGECGRGFRRQCQLREHLRVHSGERPFRCAQCAKSFHLKGILTEHVRTHGPRPFPCAQCGLAFTRRSKLAEHLRVHSGERPFACPDCERSFRLKAQLLSHRRLHTGERPFPCPDCGRRYCSRATLRAHQRLHLGPPAFTCACGKAFAKRSKLAEHERTHTGEKPFACPDCDKRFRLNTQLRSHQRQHAGVPPYRCPECGKAFRERGYLVRHQRIHQPERPFTCADCGKGFIYKSKLAEHARVHAKLRPAARDASAQPGRRRPFVMIEADWS, via the exons GTGGCGGCCTGCCCACACCGGAGCTGATCCTGTGTCTGCAGCGGGGCAGAGTGCCCTGCGGGCCACCCGGCCGCAACGCGGGCTGCACTGCCGAGGTGCCTTTGGGTGCAGTCCATGAGGGCCCGCTGCTGCAGG GGAGCCCGCAAGCCGCAAGCTGCGGGGACACCCCACGGCCAGTGCGGGAAGAGCCCCCGGGGAGCCACTGGGCCTGGGAGTCCCTCTCAGAAGGGGACGACGCCTTCCCAGCCCACCGCAGCCTCCCGAGCCCGCAGAGCTGTGACACTCGGACCCCGCCGCAGCCGGCCCCGGGGCTCAGGGCCCTCACCCAGATAGAGAGACCGCCCAGCTTCCAGGAGCCCCCGAGCTGGGAGGGCGCCCCGCGCGCAGGGGAGGGACCGAACTGTCCCCGGGGGAGCCGCTCGCAGGACCAGCCCCGCAGGGCCCAGAGACACCTCAGCAAAGCAGCGGACGCCGCGCTGCCCCCGGGCTGCGGCTCCCCGCGGGAACAGGGCTCTGTGCAGTGTCCCGCGTGCGGCCGGGCTGCGCTCCTGGCGGCGCGCGGGTGGCAGCGCGCAAAGGGGCCCGCGGGGAAGAGCCGCTGGCAGTGTCCAGCGTGTAAGGCGTGCTTCCTCGGCCGGCGCCCGCGGGGGGACAGGGGGCTTCTCCCCAGGAACGGCGCGCGGCCTCCGCCCGGCGGGGCCGGCACAGAGAGGCCGGGCCCCGGGACCGAGCGGGCCGGGAGCCCCGCTGCGCCCGCCGTGCAGAAGCCGGAGCACTTGCCCCGGGGCCACGCGGCCAAGAAGCGCGGGCCCGGCTCTCCGCGGCGCTTCCCGTGCGGGGAGTGCGGCCGCGGCTTCCGGCGCCAGTGCCAGCTGCGGGAGCACCTGCGCGTGCACAGCGGCGAGCGGCCCTTCCGCTGCGCGCAGTGCGCCAAGAGCTTCCACCTGAAGGGCATCCTCACCGAGCACGTGCGCACGCACGGCCCGCGGCCCTTCCCCTGCGCGCAGTGCGGCCTCGCCTTCACGCGCCGCTCCAAGCTGGCCGAGCACCTGCGCGTGCACAGCGGCGAGCGCCCCTTCGCCTGCCCCGACTGCGAGCGCAGCTTCCGCCTCAAGGCGCAGCTGCTCAGCCACCGGCGCCTGcacacgggcgagcggccctTCCCGTGCCCCGACTGCGGCCGCCGCTACTGCTCCCGCGCCACGCTGCGCGCGCACCAGCGCCTGCACCTGGGCCCGCCCGCCTTCACGTGCGCGTGCGGCAAGGCGTTCGCCAAGCGCTCCAAGCTGGCCGAGCACGAGCGcacgcacacgggcgagaagcccttcgCCTGCCCCGACTGCGACAAGCGCTTCCGCCTCAACACGCAGCTGCGCAGCCACCAGCGCCAGCACGCGGGCGTGCCGCCCTACCGCTGCCCCGAGTGCGGCAAGGCGTTCCGCGAGCGCGGCTACCTGGTGCGGCACCAGCGCATCCACCAGCCCGAGCGGCCCTTCACCTGCGCCGACTGCGGCAAGGGCTTCATCTACAAGTCCAAGCTGGCCGAGCACGCCCGGGTGCACGCCAAGCTGCGGCCCGCGGCCCGCGACGCCAGCGCCCAGCCCGGGCGCCGCCGGCCCTTCGTCATGATCGAGGCCGACTGGAGCTGA